A window from Mytilus galloprovincialis chromosome 8, xbMytGall1.hap1.1, whole genome shotgun sequence encodes these proteins:
- the LOC143085475 gene encoding sodium- and chloride-dependent glycine transporter 1-like produces the protein MSSNDSFKDTDSVIMEKMEQPPVPNTKARDGWQGRMDFLLTCIGYAVGLGNIWRFPYLCYKSGGGAFFIPYIIFLLLCGVPLFFLEVSIGQFSSLSPVTIWRFCPLFKGVGMGMVVVSAIVCIYYNVIVAWTIYYLFMSFKNVLPWSHCYNSWNDERCVDGLEEVLNITSLNITSANHTKMTASEQFWENHVLAITDGIEDSGRLRWQLFICLSLAWLCVFLCLFKGVKVLGKVMHFAAPFPYLVLIALLIRGIQLPGAVEGIKFYIIPRWEKLADYQVWGDAALQIFYSVGMAWGGLITMASYNNFHNNAYRDAMIVPIINCGTSIFAGFVIFSVLGFMAHTAGTTVDEVVKQGPGLAFVAYPEAVAKLPFSPLWAVLFFLMLFTIGLDSQFGMFETGISSFIDEYPSLLRSKRVLLAAVGCFVEFLLGLPCITQGGIYVLQIMDWYCASFSLMMISLLECVVIAWIYGTERFYKDIELMIGYKPHAIWHYMWRYVTPAVIFGIWLFSIITLGPVTYDGKSYPTWAIVLGWILGMVSLVPIPLMMIIQIINTDGDTIVERVKKLTVPAKNWGPSKEEDRERYVQSLSIDESTFSNMNGGPVDCEVALLQHKQKIEMNGISL, from the exons ATGTCAAGTAATGACAGTTTTAAAGATACCGATTCTGTAATCATGGAAAAGATGGAACAGCCACCTGTTCCTAATACAAAAGCACGTGATGGTTGGCAAGGAAGAATGGATTTTCTCCTTACATGCATCGGATATGCAGTTGGATTAGGAAATATCTGGAGATTTCCGTATCTATGTTATAAAAGTGGAGGAG GCGCTTTTTTCATTCCATATATCATATTTCTACTTCTTTGTGGAGTCCCCCTTTTCTTTTTGGAAGTATCCATTGGGCAGTTTTCTAGTCTGAGCCCTGTTACTATATGGCGATTCTGTCCATTGTTTAAAG GTGTTGGAATGGGTATGGTTGTAGTTTCAGCAATTGTTTGTATCTATTATAATGTGATAGTTGCCTGGACgatttattatttattcatgtCATTTAAAAATGTACTACCATGGAGTCATTGTTACAATTCCTGGAACGATGAAAGATGCGTTGATGGGCTTGAAGAAGTATTAAATATCACATCATTGAATATAACGAGTGCCAATCATACAAAAATGACAGCCAGTGAACAGTTTTGGGA GAATCACGTACTTGCTATTACTGATGGTATTGAAGACAGTGGACGTTTAAGATGGCAGCTCTTTATTTGTTTGTCTCTAGCATGGTTATGTGTGTTCCTATGCCTGTTCAAGGGTGTAAAAGTTCTTGGAAAG GTGATGCATTTTGCTGCTCCTTTTCCATATCTTGTTCTAATAGCACTATTAATTAGAGGCATACAGCTACCGGGAGCTGTAGAAGGCATCAAGTTTTACATTATTCCTAGATGGGAGAAATTAGCAGATTATCAA gTATGGGGAGATGCTGCCTTACAAATATTTTACTCTGTTGGAATGGCATGGGGTGGTCTGATTACAATGGCCAGTTACAATAATTTCCATAATAATGCGTACAG AGACGCTATGATAGTTCCCATTATCAATTGTGGCACTAGCATATTTGCAGGATTTGTGATTTTCTCTGTTTTGGGATTTATGGCACATACCGCGGGTACAACTGTAGACGaagttgttaaacaag gTCCTGGTCTTGCATTTGTTGCTTATCCTGAGGCTGTTGCTAAACTACCTTTCTCGCCACTCTGGGCAGTTTTGTTCTTTCTTATGCTATTCACCATAGGATTAGATAGCCAG tttggaatgtttGAGACTGGCATAAGTTCATTTATTGACGAATATCCAAGCTTACTTAGAAGTAAGCGAGTACTTCTTGCTGCGGTTGGGTGTTTCGTTGAGTTTCTTCTTGGATTACCATGTATTACACAG GGAGGAATATATGTTCTACAGATTATGGACTGGTATTGTGCAAGTTTCTCTCTGATGATGATTTCACTTTTAGAATGTGTTGTTATTGCATGGATTTATG GAACAGAAAGGTTTTACAAAGACATTGAATTGATGATTGGATATAAGCCACATGCAATCTGGCATTATATGTGGAGATATGTTACACCAGCTGTTATTTTT GGAATATGGCTTTTTAGTATAATAACATTAGGTCCAGTGACTTATGACGGAAAAAGTTATCCGACTTGGGCGATAGTGTTGGGATGGATATTAGGAATGGTTTCACTTGTCCCAATTCCTCTCATGATGATTATTCAAATCATTAACACTGATGGGGATACCATAGTTGAA AGAGTCAAGAAATTGACAGTACCAGCAAAAAATTGGGGCCCAAGTAAGGAAGAGGATAGAGAAAGATACGTACAGTCATTGTCAATTGATGAATCCACATTTTCTAACATGAACGGCGGTCCAGTAGATTGTGAAGTAGCCTTATtacaacataaacaaaaaattg aAATGAATGGTATATCGTTATAG